A window of Nocardiopsis sp. Huas11 genomic DNA:
GCGGCATCGACGCGGCCCCCGCCCCGCCGGCCTGGGCCGCCCAGGCCCTGTGCGCCCGCGTGGGCACCCCCGCCGACTGGCACCCCGACGACTCCGACCAGGAGGCCATCCAAGCTGCGGTCGCGGTGTGCGGGCGCTGCCCGGTCCGCACCGACTGCCGGGACTTCGCCCTGGAGCACCCGCCGACCAGCCAGGTCGGCATCTGGGGCGGCCTGACCGCCGACGAGCGGATCCGGGAGCGCCGCAGGCAGATGCGCGCCCGCAAGGCCGCCTGAACCGCCCCTACCCACCACGAAGGGCACCCGCCGAGGCAAAGACGGCGGGTGCCCTTCACCGTTCTGTCTACCACCGAGGAGCCCCCTCAATGCCGACGATCACGATCACCGCTACCGCCGCCGTGCTCTCCGA
This region includes:
- a CDS encoding WhiB family transcriptional regulator, translating into MGVPRFRARPRGIDAAPAPPAWAAQALCARVGTPADWHPDDSDQEAIQAAVAVCGRCPVRTDCRDFALEHPPTSQVGIWGGLTADERIRERRRQMRARKAA